In a single window of the Nitrospira sp. genome:
- the urtA gene encoding urea ABC transporter substrate-binding protein, with protein sequence MDKNLPQDVQGTTETVPTSEQAGSSRREFLGQSGRVAAGIGVAALLGNLGNYALSYAAGGPPIKIGVLHSLSGTMAISEVSLRDVVLMAVEEINKAGGVMGRQVEAKVVDPASNWDLFAEKAKQLLLEDKVSVVFGCWTSVSRKSVLPVFEKNNGLLFYPVQYEGEECSRNVFYTGAAVNQQAAPAVEYLMSPEGGNYKKFYLLGTDYVYPRTTNKILRAMLLAKKVPAANIEEEYTPFHHQDYQTICGKIKKFAAGGGTAVISTINGDSNVPFYKEFGNQGLRAEDAPIMAFSVAEDELRGMDTSALVGHLAAWNYYQSVDTPQNKKFVANFKAYCKKNNLPDGEHRVTDDPIEAAYFGVYVWKQAVEKAGATDVDKVRAAVYNQKFLAPGGEIMMDCCNQHTHKPVLIGEILKNGQFKVVHRSKGLVKPEPWSEYTNPEKGCDWIKHQGTYQKT encoded by the coding sequence ATGGACAAGAACTTGCCCCAAGATGTACAAGGCACCACAGAAACAGTTCCCACCAGTGAGCAGGCTGGATCATCAAGAAGAGAGTTTCTTGGGCAGAGCGGGAGGGTCGCGGCCGGAATCGGCGTGGCGGCACTCTTAGGGAATCTGGGCAACTACGCCCTGTCCTATGCAGCGGGTGGTCCTCCCATCAAGATCGGGGTGCTTCATTCGCTGAGCGGTACCATGGCGATCAGCGAAGTGTCGCTTCGCGACGTCGTGTTGATGGCGGTTGAGGAAATCAACAAGGCGGGCGGCGTGATGGGGCGACAGGTCGAAGCCAAGGTTGTCGATCCGGCCTCGAACTGGGACCTCTTTGCGGAAAAAGCCAAGCAGTTACTCCTCGAAGATAAAGTTTCGGTAGTCTTCGGTTGTTGGACTTCAGTGAGTCGAAAGTCCGTCTTGCCGGTCTTCGAAAAAAATAATGGATTGCTCTTCTATCCAGTCCAATACGAAGGGGAAGAGTGCTCCCGTAATGTCTTCTACACGGGGGCTGCGGTGAACCAGCAAGCGGCGCCGGCGGTCGAATATCTGATGAGTCCTGAAGGTGGAAACTACAAAAAATTCTATCTGCTCGGGACCGACTACGTCTATCCGCGCACGACGAATAAGATTTTGCGCGCGATGCTGTTGGCTAAGAAGGTCCCGGCTGCCAATATCGAGGAAGAATACACACCGTTCCATCATCAGGATTATCAAACCATCTGCGGGAAAATTAAGAAGTTTGCCGCTGGCGGCGGTACGGCCGTGATCAGCACGATCAACGGAGATAGCAACGTCCCGTTCTATAAAGAATTCGGCAACCAGGGTTTGCGCGCAGAAGATGCCCCGATCATGGCGTTCAGTGTTGCGGAAGACGAACTGCGCGGCATGGATACCAGTGCGCTCGTCGGACACTTGGCGGCCTGGAACTACTACCAGAGCGTGGATACGCCACAAAACAAGAAGTTCGTGGCGAACTTTAAGGCCTATTGCAAGAAGAACAATCTGCCGGATGGTGAACACCGGGTGACGGACGATCCGATAGAAGCGGCATACTTCGGGGTCTATGTGTGGAAACAGGCCGTCGAAAAAGCCGGAGCAACCGACGTGGATAAGGTGCGTGCGGCCGTCTATAACCAGAAATTCCTCGCGCCGGGTGGGGAAATTATGATGGATTGTTGCAACCAGCATACGCACAAGCCCGTGCTGATCGGTGAAATTCTCAAAAATGGCCAATTCAAGGTTGTCCATCGATCCAAAGGGTTGGTCAAACCTGAACCCTGGAGCGAGTATACGAATCCTGAAAAGGGGTGTGATTGGATTAAGCATCAAGGGACATACCAAAAGACGTAA
- the urtB gene encoding urea ABC transporter permease subunit UrtB: MSLASIPRTICVLAIALWLLPGFGSRSAVAADQPDQSAPTTSSSVSPIEQALLDIKSDDAAARSNAAAFLIEKGDASLIPKLDEIRADADRAVRLAIKPVIDSLKNHANLTSEQADTRRSAAADLVGTGRPEAITWLEDAAAKEQVWWVKYTMEESAQLIQLRSDDPTAKLSAVKKLGELRSQNGLSVLKELLEAGTQSGATDQQRAVADSAQVSIGQIDSWSWWAGTIETLFRGISLSSILLIMSLGLAIVFGLMGVINMAHGELMMVGAYATFVTQQAFLAWFSPENFDWYFPVALPVAFLSAALFGLVLEATVIRFLYGRLLETLLATWGVSLILMQAARVYFGDLTAVIAPQALRGGAQVMVGVYLPYNRIFIIVLSIVCVLGIYFLLFRSNLGVRVRAVTQNRNMSACLGIPTRKVDSYTFAFASGLAGVAGWALTMVGNVDPGLGQNYIVDAFMVVVTGGVGKLAGTIWASLGIGGLNKFIEPVSGAVYGKVFILVGVILFLQWRPQGLFAAKGRNADA, translated from the coding sequence ATGAGCCTGGCCAGCATCCCGAGAACCATCTGTGTCCTAGCAATAGCGTTGTGGCTCCTGCCCGGATTCGGTTCCCGCTCAGCGGTGGCGGCTGATCAGCCGGACCAATCTGCTCCCACGACCTCTTCCTCCGTGAGCCCGATCGAACAAGCCCTGCTCGATATCAAAAGTGATGATGCGGCTGCTCGTAGCAACGCGGCTGCGTTCCTCATTGAGAAGGGAGACGCGAGCCTCATCCCCAAGCTGGATGAGATTCGGGCGGATGCCGATCGAGCGGTCAGGCTGGCCATCAAGCCCGTGATTGATTCGCTCAAAAACCACGCAAATCTGACCAGTGAACAGGCGGATACCAGGCGTTCGGCCGCTGCCGATTTGGTGGGCACGGGACGGCCGGAGGCCATTACATGGCTAGAGGATGCTGCGGCTAAGGAGCAAGTCTGGTGGGTCAAATATACGATGGAGGAGTCAGCCCAGCTGATCCAGCTTCGGTCTGACGATCCCACCGCCAAATTGTCCGCCGTCAAGAAACTCGGAGAGCTGAGAAGTCAGAACGGGCTGTCGGTACTTAAGGAGTTGCTGGAAGCGGGGACGCAAAGCGGAGCGACCGATCAGCAGAGAGCCGTGGCGGACTCGGCCCAAGTTTCGATCGGACAGATTGATTCGTGGAGCTGGTGGGCCGGCACCATCGAGACACTCTTTCGGGGCATCAGTCTCAGTTCCATTTTGTTGATCATGTCGCTCGGCCTGGCCATTGTCTTTGGCTTGATGGGTGTCATCAACATGGCCCATGGCGAATTGATGATGGTGGGAGCCTATGCCACCTTCGTCACGCAACAGGCGTTCCTCGCATGGTTTTCCCCGGAGAACTTCGATTGGTATTTCCCCGTCGCATTGCCCGTCGCCTTCCTGTCGGCAGCCCTGTTCGGATTGGTGCTTGAAGCCACGGTGATTCGATTTCTCTATGGACGATTACTCGAGACACTGCTCGCGACCTGGGGCGTGAGCTTGATCTTGATGCAGGCCGCCCGTGTGTACTTTGGAGATTTGACCGCGGTCATTGCGCCTCAAGCGTTGCGCGGTGGCGCTCAGGTCATGGTGGGGGTGTATCTGCCGTACAATCGGATCTTTATCATTGTCTTGTCGATCGTCTGTGTCCTCGGCATCTACTTCCTGCTCTTCCGATCGAATCTCGGGGTTCGAGTGAGGGCCGTCACGCAAAATCGTAACATGAGCGCCTGTCTCGGGATCCCGACGAGAAAGGTCGATTCGTACACGTTTGCCTTCGCGTCGGGATTGGCCGGTGTCGCTGGGTGGGCGCTTACGATGGTGGGGAATGTCGATCCAGGGCTTGGGCAAAATTATATTGTCGATGCGTTCATGGTCGTGGTGACGGGAGGGGTCGGCAAACTGGCCGGAACGATTTGGGCGTCCTTGGGAATTGGAGGACTCAATAAATTCATTGAACCGGTCAGCGGTGCCGTCTACGGAAAGGTCTTCATCTTGGTCGGTGTGATTTTATTCCTGCAGTGGCGGCCGCAGGGCCTCTTTGCCGCGAAAGGACGCAACGCCGATGCCTGA
- the urtC gene encoding urea ABC transporter permease subunit UrtC codes for MPEQVVSQQDSRETLSFYAVGILFLIVVPLLNILPSEDSWLHLSDFRLNQFGKFLAFAILALGLDLIWGYCGVLSMGQGVFFGFGAYCMGMYLTLQIGKESVYGSELPDFMVWTQVKELPFFWYPFKSFLGGFLGAILVPVIFATIFGFLAFRSRIKGVYFAIITQALAFAAWLVFNRNETRLGGTNGLTDFKQLLGYRLSDPSTQRGLYLITVIALIASYLLCRWIVASRAGKVLIAIRDSESRVTFSGYTPWMFKLFVFVVAAGLAGLAGMLYVPQVGIITPAQIGVLPSLEVVIWVAVGGRGTLIGAILGAVAVNYGRSVLTNYFPEAWPFILGGLFVVVVTMFPDGLVGMIRKLTDRKKTPAPLIKAEGSTAA; via the coding sequence ATGCCTGAACAAGTCGTATCTCAGCAGGACAGCCGAGAAACGTTGTCATTTTATGCTGTCGGCATCTTGTTCCTGATCGTCGTTCCGCTGTTGAATATCTTGCCTTCCGAAGATTCGTGGCTGCATCTTAGCGACTTTCGCCTCAACCAATTCGGCAAGTTTTTGGCCTTTGCCATTCTCGCCCTTGGGCTGGATTTGATTTGGGGCTATTGTGGTGTCCTCAGTATGGGCCAGGGTGTATTTTTCGGGTTCGGTGCTTATTGTATGGGGATGTATCTGACGTTGCAGATCGGGAAGGAAAGCGTCTATGGGAGCGAACTCCCCGACTTCATGGTCTGGACACAGGTGAAGGAGCTCCCGTTCTTCTGGTACCCGTTCAAAAGCTTTCTGGGTGGTTTCTTAGGAGCCATTCTCGTTCCGGTGATCTTCGCGACCATCTTTGGTTTTCTTGCGTTTCGCAGCAGAATCAAGGGTGTGTACTTTGCCATTATCACACAGGCCTTAGCGTTTGCGGCCTGGCTGGTCTTCAATCGGAATGAGACCAGGCTTGGTGGAACCAATGGACTGACGGATTTTAAACAGCTGTTGGGCTACCGGCTGTCCGACCCATCGACACAACGAGGACTGTATCTCATTACGGTCATTGCCTTGATCGCCTCCTATCTGCTGTGTCGTTGGATCGTCGCATCACGAGCCGGAAAAGTCTTGATCGCGATACGAGACAGCGAATCGCGCGTGACCTTTTCCGGATATACCCCTTGGATGTTCAAGCTCTTTGTATTTGTCGTGGCGGCCGGACTCGCAGGACTTGCAGGGATGCTCTATGTTCCCCAGGTCGGCATTATTACCCCGGCGCAGATCGGGGTCCTGCCATCGCTGGAAGTGGTGATCTGGGTGGCGGTCGGAGGGCGCGGGACGCTGATCGGGGCGATCTTGGGCGCGGTGGCGGTCAACTACGGCCGCAGCGTCTTGACCAACTACTTTCCGGAGGCCTGGCCGTTTATCCTCGGTGGGCTGTTCGTGGTGGTCGTGACGATGTTCCCCGATGGGCTTGTCGGGATGATCAGGAAATTGACCGATCGAAAGAAGACTCCTGCCCCATTGATCAAAGCTGAAGGGAGTACGGCGGCGTGA
- the urtD gene encoding urea ABC transporter ATP-binding protein UrtD: MTDDNLILNCENVVMDYDGFKALNNCNFSVRYNELRVVIGPNGAGKTTLLDVICGKTRPTSGKVMFGKGTNLVGKNAEDITKLGVGRKFQAPSIYGNLSVWQNLDLSIKRASKGVFPTLMGRSSPAERERIEETLETIGLTNHAHDRAGSLSHGQKQWLEIGMVILQDPSLLLVDEPVAGMSDKETEQTGQLLTKLSEKQAIVVIEHDMDFVRQIAKVVTVLAEGTVICEGTVETVQANDRVREIYLGRATVAH; encoded by the coding sequence GTGACGGACGATAATCTGATCCTCAACTGTGAAAACGTCGTCATGGATTACGACGGGTTCAAGGCGCTGAATAACTGCAACTTTAGCGTCCGCTATAACGAGTTGCGCGTCGTCATCGGCCCGAACGGCGCAGGCAAGACCACACTGCTCGATGTCATTTGTGGGAAAACCAGACCGACTTCCGGGAAGGTGATGTTCGGCAAGGGGACGAATCTGGTCGGAAAAAATGCGGAGGACATCACCAAGCTCGGCGTCGGCCGAAAATTTCAAGCGCCGTCGATCTATGGCAATCTGTCTGTCTGGCAAAACTTGGATCTGTCGATCAAGCGCGCGAGCAAGGGAGTCTTTCCGACGTTGATGGGACGATCTTCACCGGCGGAACGGGAACGGATCGAGGAGACGCTGGAGACCATCGGATTAACGAATCATGCGCATGATCGCGCCGGGTCGTTATCCCACGGGCAGAAGCAGTGGCTGGAGATCGGCATGGTGATTTTGCAAGATCCATCGCTGCTGTTGGTCGATGAGCCGGTCGCAGGGATGAGCGATAAGGAAACGGAGCAAACCGGTCAATTGCTGACGAAGCTTTCCGAAAAACAGGCGATCGTCGTGATCGAGCATGACATGGACTTCGTGCGACAGATTGCAAAGGTCGTCACGGTCTTGGCTGAAGGAACGGTTATTTGCGAGGGGACGGTGGAGACTGTGCAGGCGAACGACCGCGTACGGGAAATCTACTTAGGACGGGCCACAGTCGCGCATTGA
- the urtE gene encoding urea ABC transporter ATP-binding subunit UrtE has translation MAPDTQPMTLVLENVNAYYGESHILRNVSFSIEPGEVVCLMGRNGVGKTTTLKTLTGLLPVRSGKITFNGKDITHDKTDRRAKVGLAYVPQGREIIPHLTVYQNLQLGYWNRSAIGGDVSEKEAFDEVYHLFPKLTQILNRPGGVLSGGEQQQLAIGRAILSSPKLLLLDEPTEGIQPSIVDQIEDVIIGFKQSRRFAILLVEQGLHFAARLAEKYVVMAKGAVKAQGKSHELNADMVRQHLTV, from the coding sequence ATGGCGCCAGACACACAGCCGATGACGCTGGTTCTCGAGAACGTCAACGCGTACTACGGCGAGAGCCATATCCTCAGAAACGTCTCCTTCTCAATTGAGCCGGGCGAGGTGGTCTGTCTGATGGGCAGGAACGGAGTCGGTAAAACGACCACGCTGAAGACGCTGACGGGCTTGCTCCCGGTTCGTTCCGGGAAAATCACGTTTAACGGAAAAGATATTACGCATGACAAGACGGATCGTCGGGCTAAGGTGGGGCTTGCCTATGTGCCGCAAGGCCGGGAGATCATCCCCCACTTGACCGTCTATCAGAACCTACAGCTCGGCTACTGGAATCGTTCCGCCATCGGCGGGGATGTGTCAGAAAAGGAAGCGTTCGACGAGGTTTATCACCTTTTCCCCAAGTTGACGCAGATTCTCAACCGGCCTGGTGGTGTGCTCAGTGGAGGTGAGCAGCAACAGTTGGCGATTGGCCGAGCCATCTTATCCAGCCCGAAACTTCTTTTGTTGGATGAGCCTACCGAAGGTATTCAGCCGTCAATTGTCGATCAAATCGAGGACGTGATCATTGGGTTCAAACAGTCACGCCGGTTTGCCATTCTGTTGGTGGAACAGGGACTCCATTTTGCGGCGCGATTGGCTGAGAAGTATGTGGTAATGGCCAAGGGGGCTGTGAAAGCGCAAGGAAAGAGCCACGAACTGAACGCCGACATGGTCAGGCAGCACCTGACCGTGTAG
- a CDS encoding urease subunit gamma encodes MRLSPREQDKLMIYVAAQLAADRKRRGLRLNHPEAVAYMTAAVLEGIRDGKTVAELMTYGTQLLSRKDVMPGVPEMIRDFQVEGTFPDGTKLVTVHNPIP; translated from the coding sequence ATGCGTTTAAGTCCGAGAGAACAAGATAAACTGATGATTTACGTGGCGGCGCAGCTCGCGGCCGATCGTAAGAGGCGCGGCCTTAGGCTCAACCATCCAGAGGCGGTCGCATACATGACGGCTGCCGTATTGGAAGGAATTCGTGACGGCAAGACCGTGGCTGAATTGATGACCTACGGCACGCAGTTGCTGTCGCGTAAAGATGTTATGCCTGGTGTACCGGAGATGATCCGTGACTTTCAGGTTGAGGGGACGTTCCCAGATGGAACCAAACTGGTGACTGTTCATAACCCTATCCCCTAG
- a CDS encoding urease subunit beta, with product MVFAANESLITRVSGAGAAKQKKLQDPVTRTKEALAAAVKAELNAPIIPGELTTVAGDIEVFKGRETKDLTIKNLGDRPIQVGSHCHFFESNRALKFEREQAFGFRLAIPAGTAVRFEPGEEKKVTLVALAGNRLAQGVNGLTEGLLDDPKVKAKAVGLAADRGFGKGGAR from the coding sequence ATGGTATTCGCAGCGAATGAATCGTTGATTACGAGAGTCAGCGGAGCGGGGGCAGCCAAACAGAAAAAGCTTCAGGATCCTGTCACGAGAACGAAGGAGGCGCTAGCTGCGGCAGTCAAGGCTGAGCTGAACGCCCCGATCATACCTGGCGAGCTGACGACGGTCGCCGGTGATATCGAGGTCTTCAAGGGACGGGAGACGAAAGACCTGACAATCAAAAATCTAGGTGATCGTCCGATTCAGGTCGGTTCACACTGCCATTTCTTCGAGTCTAACCGCGCGCTCAAGTTTGAGCGTGAACAGGCGTTCGGGTTTCGGCTCGCCATTCCAGCCGGCACAGCAGTCCGTTTTGAGCCTGGGGAAGAGAAAAAAGTGACGCTCGTGGCTCTTGCCGGTAACAGACTGGCCCAGGGTGTGAACGGATTGACCGAAGGGTTGTTGGATGATCCGAAAGTCAAAGCCAAGGCTGTTGGACTCGCCGCTGATCGCGGATTTGGAAAAGGAGGCGCACGGTGA
- the ureC gene encoding urease subunit alpha: protein MKISRKQYASLYGPTTGDRVRLADTDLIIEVEEDRTVPGEEAVFGGGKTIRDGMGQSARATSASGQLDCVITNALILDYTGVIKADIGIKDGRIVGIGKAGNSDLMPGVTPGMEIGPGTEAISGEGRIITAGGLDTHIHFICPQQCWEALSAGLTTMIGGGTGPSSGTSATTCTPGPWNIHRMLEASEGIPINLGFLGKGNASRPEGLNEQIEAGAIGLKLHEDWGTTPKAIDTCLGVADRYDVQVAIHTDTLNEAGYIEDTIKAIKGRAIHSFHTEGAGGGHAPDIIKICGEPNVLPSSTNPTMPFTINTMDEHLDMLIVCHNLNPRIPEDVAFAESRIRRETIAAEDILHDMGAISIMSSDSQAMGRIGEVITRTWQTAHKMKVQRGHLTPVGGRDSSQNDNFRARRYVAKYTINPAITHGIAHEVGSVEVGKIADLVIWKPEFFGVKPEMVLKSGFIAQAQMGDPNASIPTPEPTISRPMFGAFGRALSSTSFTFLSQAALDHEIPKRLGLQRRVAAVKNCRNIGKRDLKLNDALPKMEVNPETYVVTADGVPLTCEPAIVLPLAQRYQLF, encoded by the coding sequence GTGAAAATTTCACGCAAGCAATATGCATCTCTGTATGGTCCTACGACCGGCGATCGTGTTCGACTGGCCGACACGGACTTGATCATCGAAGTGGAGGAAGATCGAACCGTCCCCGGTGAAGAAGCCGTCTTCGGCGGCGGGAAAACCATTCGTGATGGAATGGGGCAATCTGCTCGCGCGACCAGCGCCAGCGGACAGCTCGACTGTGTGATCACGAACGCGCTCATCCTTGACTACACCGGCGTCATCAAGGCCGACATCGGGATTAAGGATGGTCGTATCGTCGGGATCGGTAAGGCGGGTAACTCTGATCTTATGCCGGGCGTGACGCCGGGCATGGAAATCGGCCCAGGGACCGAAGCGATCTCCGGTGAAGGCCGAATTATCACGGCCGGTGGCCTGGATACGCATATTCACTTCATCTGCCCGCAACAATGTTGGGAAGCGTTGTCTGCCGGGTTGACCACGATGATCGGTGGTGGAACCGGACCTTCAAGCGGAACCAGTGCGACGACCTGTACGCCTGGCCCATGGAACATCCATCGGATGTTGGAAGCGTCGGAAGGTATTCCCATTAATCTCGGATTTTTGGGGAAAGGCAATGCCTCACGGCCTGAAGGGTTGAACGAGCAGATTGAAGCTGGTGCCATCGGGTTGAAGTTGCATGAAGACTGGGGAACTACGCCGAAGGCCATCGATACCTGCTTGGGCGTGGCTGACCGCTATGATGTACAGGTCGCCATCCACACTGATACGCTCAACGAGGCGGGGTACATTGAGGATACGATCAAGGCGATCAAGGGACGAGCCATCCATAGCTTCCACACGGAAGGTGCGGGTGGTGGTCACGCTCCGGACATCATTAAGATCTGCGGAGAGCCGAACGTGCTGCCGTCTTCAACCAATCCCACGATGCCGTTTACCATCAATACGATGGACGAACATCTTGACATGTTGATTGTGTGCCACAATTTGAACCCGCGGATTCCTGAAGACGTGGCGTTTGCAGAGTCCCGTATTCGACGTGAGACTATTGCGGCCGAGGATATTTTGCATGACATGGGTGCAATCAGCATCATGTCATCGGATTCGCAAGCCATGGGTCGAATCGGGGAAGTCATCACCAGGACTTGGCAAACAGCTCATAAGATGAAGGTTCAGCGGGGGCATCTCACACCGGTCGGTGGGAGAGACTCCAGTCAGAACGATAACTTCCGAGCCAGGCGCTATGTGGCCAAGTACACGATTAATCCCGCCATTACGCATGGTATCGCGCATGAAGTTGGTTCTGTAGAAGTCGGCAAAATAGCGGACTTGGTGATTTGGAAGCCGGAGTTCTTCGGTGTGAAGCCGGAAATGGTGTTGAAGAGTGGCTTTATTGCCCAAGCCCAAATGGGTGATCCCAACGCCTCGATTCCGACACCGGAGCCGACCATCAGCCGGCCGATGTTCGGTGCATTCGGTCGTGCGTTGTCCAGCACCAGCTTTACCTTCCTGTCGCAGGCAGCCTTGGATCACGAGATCCCGAAGCGGCTTGGTTTGCAACGGCGGGTAGCGGCGGTCAAGAATTGCCGGAATATTGGGAAACGCGATCTCAAGCTCAATGACGCACTTCCAAAAATGGAAGTGAATCCAGAGACCTACGTTGTGACGGCGGATGGTGTGCCGCTCACCTGTGAGCCGGCCATTGTGTTGCCGTTGGCACAACGGTATCAATTGTTCTAA
- the ureG gene encoding urease accessory protein UreG, producing the protein MHDLNREHSHNWTPTQARKQGIPVIGIGGPVGSGKTALVEALCQRLRDRYSLAAVTNDIFTKIDAEILTKRAALPVDRILGVETGGCPHTAIREDASHNQEAIDDLLRRHPDVELIFLESGGDNLAATFSPELVDYVIYVIDVSGGDKIPRKGGPGITRSDFLVINKMDLAPHVRADLSVMDRDTRKMRGELPFAFTNILSGEGMDAVVAWVEQRIPQRVKRS; encoded by the coding sequence ATGCATGACCTTAATCGTGAACATAGCCACAATTGGACTCCGACGCAGGCGAGGAAACAAGGCATTCCGGTCATCGGTATCGGCGGTCCTGTGGGGTCGGGGAAAACCGCCCTCGTTGAAGCGCTGTGCCAGCGGCTGCGCGATCGCTACAGTCTCGCGGCGGTGACGAACGATATTTTTACCAAAATTGACGCTGAAATCTTGACCAAGCGTGCCGCGCTCCCGGTCGATCGGATCCTTGGTGTTGAAACCGGGGGCTGTCCCCATACGGCGATCCGTGAAGATGCGTCTCATAACCAAGAAGCCATTGATGATCTGCTGCGTCGGCATCCGGACGTGGAGTTGATTTTCTTGGAAAGTGGCGGGGATAACCTTGCGGCCACGTTCAGCCCTGAACTGGTGGACTATGTCATCTATGTGATCGATGTGTCGGGCGGTGACAAGATTCCTCGGAAGGGCGGACCGGGGATCACGCGATCCGATTTCCTCGTCATTAACAAGATGGATTTGGCCCCACATGTGCGCGCGGACCTCTCCGTCATGGATCGAGATACCCGCAAGATGCGTGGTGAGCTTCCCTTTGCCTTCACCAATATCCTGTCAGGCGAGGGGATGGATGCAGTGGTGGCGTGGGTTGAACAGCGTATCCCGCAACGAGTCAAGCGTTCATGA
- a CDS encoding urease accessory protein UreD, whose translation MTTPPRQGQRKRTSRKASTPKARTSSRGSTSARKKKSPGRFATELVGRVGELKLNYAKLDYRTVISHSYFTTPWKLLPPIYLDDTGAAYTLLVNPSGGLVGGDHLSIDMTVEQGAHVLISAPSANRVYRTEGPVSEQHVTIAVEPGAILEWFPEHTIPFAGSRFRQSLRATVAPGATLFLWDALASGRMARGERWGFTDLENEILIMTASGHSLLERYVLDPATDLGVVGLAEEWDYVASFYVVNDAMAPEVWTGLESTIAALLDTKPGAVLGGVSTAPVPGLAVKLVARTAPDLLAMMDALWAAAREVVLKLPPVSLRKY comes from the coding sequence ATGACCACGCCGCCGCGGCAGGGACAGCGGAAGAGGACATCTCGTAAGGCCAGTACGCCCAAAGCGAGAACATCGTCCCGGGGAAGCACGTCTGCCCGGAAGAAAAAATCTCCTGGACGGTTTGCGACAGAGTTAGTCGGGCGGGTCGGTGAGCTGAAGCTGAACTACGCGAAGCTCGATTACCGCACGGTGATCTCTCACTCGTATTTCACCACGCCCTGGAAATTGCTGCCTCCTATCTATCTCGATGATACGGGAGCAGCCTACACGTTGCTGGTCAATCCGTCCGGTGGTTTGGTTGGGGGAGACCATCTCTCCATTGACATGACGGTAGAGCAGGGTGCGCATGTCCTGATTTCTGCCCCTTCTGCGAACCGGGTCTATCGAACTGAAGGCCCGGTCTCTGAACAGCACGTCACCATTGCCGTCGAGCCTGGCGCGATTCTCGAATGGTTTCCTGAGCATACGATTCCCTTTGCGGGATCTCGGTTTCGGCAGAGCCTCAGGGCCACGGTTGCGCCTGGCGCGACGCTGTTCTTGTGGGATGCACTTGCCTCCGGTCGCATGGCCAGGGGAGAACGGTGGGGCTTTACCGATCTGGAAAACGAAATCCTGATCATGACAGCCTCGGGGCACTCTCTCCTAGAGCGATATGTCCTTGATCCGGCTACGGACTTAGGAGTGGTCGGGCTGGCTGAAGAATGGGATTATGTGGCCTCGTTCTATGTGGTGAACGATGCGATGGCGCCAGAGGTCTGGACTGGGCTGGAGTCGACCATCGCCGCACTTTTGGATACCAAGCCAGGAGCAGTACTGGGCGGAGTTTCAACCGCACCGGTGCCTGGACTGGCCGTCAAGCTGGTGGCTCGAACCGCTCCGGATCTCTTGGCGATGATGGATGCCTTATGGGCAGCCGCTCGCGAAGTGGTGTTGAAGCTCCCGCCGGTGTCATTACGTAAATACTAA
- a CDS encoding fatty acid desaturase: MIASTVSTNGLKRTYPIYVTVLLFGIITASAVIGVPLFGYIYGYTWFDWALFAVLYIFTGLGITVGYHRLISHRSFSCPDGVKAVFLIAGGWALQQSALKWGADHIRHHAACDQDADPYNAKLGFWHSHCGWLFADKKYSDEKYATRLRQDPVVMWQHHHYTLIFLSGLAFPFLAGYLYNGWLGGMSCFMLAGIGRTFAVLNSTFCINSVCHLWGSQPHGQADSSRDSWFVSLLTFGEGYHNYHHTHPTDYRNGPLWYNFDPSKWVIFTLSLLGLAWSLRTANAADPQASNL; encoded by the coding sequence ATGATAGCGTCAACTGTCTCTACCAACGGGCTTAAACGTACCTACCCGATCTATGTCACGGTATTGCTGTTCGGCATCATCACCGCAAGCGCCGTGATTGGTGTTCCCTTATTCGGGTATATCTATGGATACACATGGTTCGATTGGGCTCTGTTCGCAGTTCTCTATATCTTCACGGGATTGGGCATTACCGTAGGATACCACCGTCTCATCTCACACCGAAGTTTCAGCTGTCCTGATGGAGTAAAGGCTGTCTTTCTTATCGCCGGAGGATGGGCTCTTCAACAGTCCGCGCTCAAGTGGGGTGCTGATCACATACGCCACCACGCGGCCTGCGACCAGGATGCGGATCCATACAATGCAAAGCTTGGGTTCTGGCACAGCCATTGTGGGTGGCTCTTTGCCGATAAGAAGTATTCAGACGAAAAATATGCGACCAGGCTTCGGCAAGATCCCGTCGTGATGTGGCAACACCACCACTATACCCTCATCTTCCTCTCGGGGTTGGCGTTCCCGTTCCTGGCAGGCTATCTGTACAATGGCTGGCTCGGGGGGATGAGCTGCTTTATGTTGGCCGGTATTGGCCGAACCTTTGCCGTGCTGAATTCGACATTTTGCATCAATTCTGTCTGCCATCTGTGGGGAAGCCAACCTCACGGGCAAGCCGATTCGAGCCGAGACAGCTGGTTCGTTTCCCTGCTGACCTTCGGTGAGGGCTACCACAATTACCACCACACCCATCCAACCGACTACCGCAACGGACCACTCTGGTATAACTTCGACCCATCGAAATGGGTGATCTTCACGCTTTCTCTTCTGGGATTGGCCTGGTCACTCAGGACAGCAAACGCAGCAGACCCACAGGCTTCAAACCTGTAG